A window of Daucus carota subsp. sativus chromosome 2, DH1 v3.0, whole genome shotgun sequence genomic DNA:
CAAAAGCTCATGAGCGGGATGGTCTTCACTGCCCGTATATGTTGCAAACTCTGGAGGGTATTCCTTGTATGCAAAACCCAGAACTCGTAATGCTTTTGATGACATGTCATGAAGACTTTGTAAGATTAGATTCTTGGCATCTTGGTCAAGTTTTACAACAGAACCATCAAGTAACTGGACAAAGTGGCTTCTTTCCAACAAATTTTCTACCGCGCCCTGCCAAAAGTGGCATGGGGGTCAAGACTTATATTAAAACACAAAAtcatttctgatttttttataaagaattaaaaTATTGCAACATTTTAGCACTAATAAAAGAGTCCCCCATTACATACAATGAAAACTACTAAACACAAAAGTACACAATAATGGTTGCTTGAACTAAGGCATGCTTAACACCAGCTAATCAATCACTGATAGATGAAGAAATTAATGTAGTTCTTAGAATGTGAGATTTCTTTTTCACATGATatgaaattataaagaaaatttgaaCAACATACGTAACACATATATTTAGTTTACATAATCTGCCTCAAATAAAACACTAAGAAAGGAATCTACTATAAGATACAACATTTCCATGCTTTCAGAGTCTTACTTCAACTGCATCTCGTTCACAAAGCACATACACTTATAACCAATAAAGGCAAGAAAATCCAGGGAGATCCAAAATATATCTCTGTATTTGTTCTCCTAAATATACTTATTTCATATGGTTTATCATACgaaattgtaataaaattaactcaaaattatattaaggtgattctacaaaataataaatatgcattgttcaaaatattattacattAGCACTGTCAAACATTGAAATATTGATCTTAGTTTTAACTATAGGCGTGCTtatgtaatttgaaattaatcCCAGGATAATAATTACAAACCTTGTCTCAGTACTAGTCAAAACTTCTAATACTCATAACAAATTTGCAAATTTACTTTCATAAGGTTATGATAGTAATACTCATATCCTTTTTAAATTGAAAGATATGTGAATAACATGCACAAACTGTTCAATGTTTATGAGgcataaaaaaaacaatactccctccgttcccttGAGTTGTATACGCAAGGGACGCaacacgcactttaatgcttctgtaaagtatagttcaataacttatttttaagatttttttttcagaataaaaatttaaatgttaaatttttattcagaaaaagaaaatttcaaaaattaagttatagaactattttttataggagcattaaagtgcgtgccgAATAGtgaacgtatagaattaaatgggactgAGAGAGTAATAGATAGGACTTGTCAAAATATATCTTCCACCGATATATACTATATGTACATATAGTAGTACTTGTGATAGATTCATCTAAAGGAGATATGAAAGAAGTATAACCTTCACAAGCAATGTCTTTTTTCCTGACTTGGAATTCACTATCACTCCCATTGATTTCCTATCTCGGTCAAACTCAAGTGTTGCAACTCGGGACTCATTATCAGTCCACGCTCTACAACAACCTAAAATTGTCAGAGTAAAAAGGGAAGTGATTAGTAAAAGAAAACTAAaactataataaaattataacttaatttGAGCATTGACATACATTGTGCGTCACCACGGTCAGAGGATGAACCCAAATTCAGTGTGTCAGGAAGTCCCATTTTCTCAACAAGAACCTGTGCGAAGAATAAaacttaataataaaatatatacacattggCCCTTTTGGACACAATTAGAAATAAGAAGACTTAACACACTTCAGAAGAATGAGCCTTTTTGACACAGAAAAATGAAAGATAAAATTAAGTTTCTAGTAAAAACCAATTTCCAAAAATGTTTATATGTTGTGCTTCAAAGAATAATCAATAAGGAAGCCCAACTTAAAGTAATGGAATGAGCTAAAGCTTAATGTAGCAGTCCAAATTCAGCGACAGTGATAAGGTAGTAGTATAAACACCTGTTTTTCTTACGTTTTGTGTTGCTATAAaagggacaattttttttgagtAGTGCCTTTTTGGGCTTTTTCATCTAAACTTGCATTCTTCTATTTATATCTACTAATAACTTTTTGTTGTTAATGAGTCTCTTCAGTCATTATTTGCTTCAGTTAGAAATATGCATAAAGTGATAATGGCATGGACCAAGTTGGGACCTCTTGCATGTACGTGAGCAAGGGAATGCGTATAGTTTTCCTTACATTATagtataaagaaatatgtagtTAAAAATTGCAATGATATGCCTATATTATCTTACCTTCAATGCTGCTTCAGTTGGCATTCCACTAGCAACATATTGATTCCCCGTTTGTTCAATACTGGAATCATTGCACAGAGCAGCAATTCGCGCAATAGTTTGGATGTTAGTATCCATTTGACCGAGGGTCCAGTTTTGGATAGCTCCGTCAAAAGGATCATATGTGGTCCCTTGCACATCGAATGATCTGACAGAATTTACATTGGAACCCATCGCAACAAATTTTGCCACAGCCATCTGATTAGTCGTCAAAGTACCCGTTTTGTCTGAGCAAATCACAGTTGTGCAACCAAGAGTTTCAACACTAGGTAGCTTACGAACAAGGGCATTCTTCTGAGCCATCTTACGCGTGCCTAGGGCTAAGCATGTTGTAATAACAGCCGGTAGACCTTCTGGAATTGCAGCAACTGCTAATGCCACTGCAATTTCGAAGTAATAAGTGCACTTTTCAAATGAGTACTTAAAATTTGCAGGCCAGCCATTGATATACTCCCAAGATAGAAAGTATTTAACATTAATTAACCAAACCAATGCACAAATCAAGCCAATTAATAAAGTCAGAACCTCTCCAAATTCATTTAGCTTCTTTTTCAGTGGCGTATCTTCCTCACTCTGTGAAGCTTCTCGAATCTGGGAGTGCACCTTTCCTATCTCCGTCTTCATACCAATTTGGGTAACTAAACAAGTACAATTCCCATTCACAATAGTTGTCCCTGCAAACACCATACATTTCTTACCCTGAATGTCAGTATCTTCTCCCACAGGCTTAACGTTCTTACTAACTGCTTCACTCTCTCCTGTCAACGAGCCTTGTTCAACACGAAGAGTAGAGCTAACTAGATTCAAAACCCTCATATCAGCAGGTACTTTATCTCCAACCCTAAGTTCAACAATATCACCAGGAACAAGTTCCTTGGCAGGCAAATTTGTAACCTTTTTCCCATTTCGAATCACACACGCTTGTTCTGACTGAATTTCTTTAAGAGCTTCCAGAGCTTTCTCGGCATTACTCTCCTGCCATACCCCCACACACGCATTGACAATCAAGATCAAAAAAATAACAAGGGGCTCCACGAAAGCAGTGATTTCCATTTCTCCACCTTCATCCCCATCATACCACGCCAGAACAAATGATATGACAGCAGCAACGAGCAAAATTCTGACTAAAGTATCGTTAAATTGTTCCAGAATCAAACTAAATATTGACTGGCCATGATGCTTATCTAACTCATTACTTCCATAAGTCTGTCTCCTCTTGTCAACTTCTTCCGATGATAATCCCTGGTGACTACTCACCTGCAAAGCCTCTTCGCATTCGCTAACATTTTTTGCCCATGCAGGAAATACTACTTTATCTAACTCACTATTGCCCCCTTTATCCTCCTTGTTTCCATAATCCTGCCCTCCTTTACCCATAAATTCTAAGCTTCTGATTTTTGTATCACACTTGAATAACAAACTTTTTATAGATACATCTGTGTGATTTGATAAGcaaaaaacaaacatattaaatctCGATTTTAAACAAAGtaaaatttcacaaaattagATTTACGTTACACAGAGTATATTCACAAACTAACAAAAGGTGTACATGTATACAAACATATAAATGAAGAATCAGGGTTTAAATTACCTGGattattgataaatatataGAAAGAGACTGGTCCCTGATGAAGCAAATACGTCTGTGGTGATAAGCTTTCTTCTCTGGAAAGAGTAGAGTGAGATGAATGAATGCACTCCGTGTCTtcagggggagagagagaatgTATGTGTATTGTAGTTTCCAAGGCAGCAGCAAGCAAGTAGGAGCGTAGGAGCGCTTCAATAGCCAGACAAAGGAGCTAACGGCTTTACTAACCGTATTCCATTAATCATTATCCAATACTAATGAGCCATCTGGCATTCTTTAACTATCACTTCTTTATTCGACGTGCCTTATTTTTGTTGCATACTTCTAAATTTTTTGTTGTTATCATTCAGCTAGTCCCTCAGTCCGTTTTTAATtgtcttttttactttttacacgtaatttaagatgattaaaaaacatactttCACTTATTATTTTCGAAATTATTTTtctgtatcaaaatttatagtttatattttcattcacaaaaaaaatttaaaaattataagtggatatatgtttgttaatcaccttaagttacgtgtaAAAAGTAAAAGAGACGACTAAACAGAGACGAAGGTAGTATACTATAACCACTAAAACGATatgatttgaataaaaaattttcttctttttaaataattaggCTCCAATGCTTGAAAGATTTTTTGAATAaagtttttcaaaaattttatggAAGATGAGAGTATTTTTTGTGAACAATAGATTTTATCTGGCCACCGTACAATAATAACTTGCGAAGATGTTGGTGCAAGTTATACATACTGAAAACAAATCCGGGAATCTGAAAACAAGAAaacaaattttcattaaaaCGGACGACCATGAAACAAGTATATGCAAGTGTATCAAAAATGGTCTCCATCACAATGGTTACATGTGATCCAAAGTAGGCTCCTCGGCGACCGATCAGAAGAATTAAAGTTCAATGATTAAGGAATTCATATTCTAAATTTGAATTCAAAATCcttggtttagtgaagatgaaaatttcaaatccagaaatttaaaattcaattgttttaaacattataatttatctTGTGGATAAATTATTGGATAAACTATCTTGAATAAATTTTTCGAGAAAAAAATTCTTGATAAagatttctcaaaaaaaaaattcatgattttCTCAGAAAAAATTATATCTCAAAAAATTTCTCGGGCATGAAGAACTTCTCTAAATAAGTTCTCGAAAATTAtctctaataaaaaaaaactatctcaAAAAAATATCGGGGAAAAATCACACGagaaaaaatttatgataaaatgtGAGCAACTAATTTTTCCGAAAAATTTCTCTATGAAAATGTGTGTGATCCTATAGGTTACCGGAGGATGAAAAATCAAGGAAAAAGATTATTGTAATTCAAATTACTGCTTTTTGTATgtcattttaaatttgaaataattaatttttttttacgtaGGAACCTGCAGCCGCTACaattcgggtgcgcactgggtaaacccacgagctcacgtaatagcctgcaaactacgtgaactaGGTAAACCGCAATTAAGCGACATGCTCTCGTCAAGgtggcataatcacaaattctgcttCCTTCGAGAGTTGAACCTGTGACCATGAGGATACAAGTCCCCTCTTTTAACCAGTTGAACCCTTGCGGGCTGAAATAATTACTTTGAAAGTTTACCGGCATGGTATTCATTAATTCTAAATCCAAAGTGTCATATCATTGCAAATACTAGGTTTGATTAATTCTTGGAATTGAAATGAGTTCCAAGTTTCAAAATAGACGTGATGTAAATTCAAGAATTATAGAGCTTACTAAATTTAGGCACAGGTACTACACTTTTAAAACTCGAGATTCCtttcctttttttcttttaactttaaatTCATTGATTAAGGGGTGTATTCATCTGAGATTTTGAtggattaataataattatatatttgaatggatttatctgattttgattcttgataaaatatcaCAGAGTCAATGTAGATTATTTAGGATTTAAGCATATCACTTCAAAATTTCATGGATTATGGTTGTATTTCAAAAAGCATAAAATATACTGAACAATTTGTTAGGAATATGCGAACCTTGATGATAAAGTGTAATTTTACACAAGTAAATATAGCTCATCAATGGATAGCATACTATCTGTAGTATCCGTTGATTAGATAGCCCATCAACGGATGAGATTTTTGTAACATAATATGTATTTTACAATTTAGCAGTTCACATAATAAGTTGAACTACCGGTATAGATTTTAATCTATCACAAATCTGTAATTAGTATGAGaaactataaatattttaagttatGACAATTACCCAAGTGAAATGAATATCAGCGATTAAATCTAAATTATTAACGGATGAAGTATAAAGATTCATCAACTGCTATCCAAATCCATCAATGACTAGTGAAGACAAGCTATCAAATGATAAAAATCAAAGCCATCAACGACCAGTCATTAAGGCTTATCAACGGCTAAGTCAAGCTAATCAGTTGACAACTATAGTGGAAAAAAAAGAGACCGCGGTCACATGGGTTGATCAAAtagtgaaaattttattttggaaGCTAAGAAAAATCTGGACTTAAATCAATATTGAAGAACTCAAAACTTGAcaagacaagtattttgaagaATGTACAAGCTTAAGGAATGAGCAAGGCTGTAGCTTTATTTAGTTATCGAAAGTTAGCTAATCCCCTTTCTGGAAATGTGGTAAACTTAAGATATATAACCAAGTCTTGAATATCATTTTAGGTATCCATTGTCATGTGAGAAGAGAGCTACTTAGAACTATTAAGAACAATCTAGTAAGAGTAAGATCTTAATTTCTTTGTAAGCAAGCGTGTTGATTAAACATGTagagttttttaatatataaatctctCAAGTGGAAAAACAAATCCCACCGGAAGTTTTTGAAAGactattattttcaattatttctatattatttatttctgtGTGTTTAGTTTGAATACAATCAATAACGTTTCGAAAGGAAGAGATTGTATTCGACCCCCATCTACAATCTTTTCATCCAATTGTATTGTTAAATAACAGTTGGTATCATAACGAActtctaacatacaagaagtaGAGATCTCAAACAGTCAACTATGGGAAGAAAAGACGATGGTGTGAAGATTTTAATGCTAAAAGGAACattactttcactggaaagtaaaGATGAGAATGAATTTCATGTCTCGTGTTGCTAGTTATATCAACTACATTGAAAAAGGTCCACATGCTCCCATACGAAAAAATGTTACAGTTAAATGGATGGTAGTGAGTCTGAAAATGAAGAGGTTCCAAAAGCTGAATCTGAATACAAAAAGGAGGATGAGGAAGAATTGCATAAGGATAAAAAGACGATTAATATTCTATTCAACGGCCCGAACTCGAACATGTTTTATAATGTCATCAATTGCATTACAACAAAAGAAGTGTGTGACACCATTCAAACTTTGTGTGAAGGAATTGAGCTAGTAAGAGTATTCAAGATGCAATTGTTTGTTCAACAGTCTATAAACACTTTCACTCCAAGTTTGGAAAATCCTTGAGAGATACCTTCAGTAGATTTTGAAAGCTACAATATGCCTTGAAATTATATGGCAGAGTGTATTAGGTAAAAGATTCAAATATCAAGTTTCTAAGGTCTTTGTCAAAAGAGTAGAAGCCTATGATTGTGGATATCAGGCAATCCCATAATTATAATGAGTACACCTTGTTGCTCTCTCCTAATCTATGAGTAGATGATTTAGAACAATCTGCATAAACCTTGGGTACAAACAAACTCCCCTGACCGAGTCAatgcaattttaaaatttattcatgATCAGATGACCATAATTGATTTTTTACGTTATTTGCAATGACTATCCCTATTTTTTGGTTAAGGGTTGTAATGGTGTGAAATCCTCCGGTCTTGGCAgcaaatacataatatatttcttGCTAATACTATTCTTAGTTGCTCTTTAGTGCTACTATAATTGAtacattaaaatgaaaattataatgtgaatatatattatagtagTCTAGCAATTTTCTATTCTAGACTACTACAACAGCATCCTTCTTTGCATCCACATTTAAGGGACATATGTGTCCTCTTATGACAGAAAGCATGGTTGTATATTATCTTCTTATTTTGCTAGAATTGGTAGGTTTCGAGATCTTTAACATATGACTAAGATTTTTTATAGCTTAGCTTCCAAAATTATTGCAACAATTATTT
This region includes:
- the LOC108207268 gene encoding calcium-transporting ATPase 4, endoplasmic reticulum-type encodes the protein MGKGGQDYGNKEDKGGNSELDKVVFPAWAKNVSECEEALQVSSHQGLSSEEVDKRRQTYGSNELDKHHGQSIFSLILEQFNDTLVRILLVAAVISFVLAWYDGDEGGEMEITAFVEPLVIFLILIVNACVGVWQESNAEKALEALKEIQSEQACVIRNGKKVTNLPAKELVPGDIVELRVGDKVPADMRVLNLVSSTLRVEQGSLTGESEAVSKNVKPVGEDTDIQGKKCMVFAGTTIVNGNCTCLVTQIGMKTEIGKVHSQIREASQSEEDTPLKKKLNEFGEVLTLLIGLICALVWLINVKYFLSWEYINGWPANFKYSFEKCTYYFEIAVALAVAAIPEGLPAVITTCLALGTRKMAQKNALVRKLPSVETLGCTTVICSDKTGTLTTNQMAVAKFVAMGSNVNSVRSFDVQGTTYDPFDGAIQNWTLGQMDTNIQTIARIAALCNDSSIEQTGNQYVASGMPTEAALKVLVEKMGLPDTLNLGSSSDRGDAQCCCRAWTDNESRVATLEFDRDRKSMGVIVNSKSGKKTLLVKGAVENLLERSHFVQLLDGSVVKLDQDAKNLILQSLHDMSSKALRVLGFAYKEYPPEFATYTGSEDHPAHELLLNPTYYSYIENKLVFAGLAGLRDPPRKEVRQAIEDCRAAGIQVMVITGDNKNTAEAICREIGVFEQSENISSKSLTGKEFMDHRDKKTHLRQSGGLLFSRAEPRHKQEIVRLLKEDGEVVAMTGDGVNDAPALKLADIGISMGIAGTEVAKQASDMVLADDNFSTIVAAVGEGRSIYNNMKAFIRYMISSNIGEVASIFLTAALGIPEGLIPVQLLWVNLVTDGPPATALGFNPPDKYIMKKLPRRSDDSLISAWILFRYLVIGLYVGIATVGVFIIWYTCDSFLGIDLSKDGHSLVTYSQLANWDQCKSWKKFSTSPYTAGSQVFNFDANPCDYFHTGKVKAMTLSLSVLVAIEMFNSLNALSEDESLLTMPPWVNPWLLSAMAISFGLHFLILYVPFLAQVFGIVPLSLNEWLLVVVVAFPVILIDEVLKLVGRSRSEVSSRRRVKDKAE